GCGGCGCGGCTGCGGCCGCGGCGGATTGCTCACCGGGGACGACCGGCTGGCCCGCTGCGGCACTCAGCGTGGGCGTGGGGACGGCACCGTCGGCGGTCGCCGCGGCACCCGCGGCCGCCTGCTGCTGGGCTGCGGGCGGCTGGTTATGCTTGATCCAGCCCTCCCACAGCATGACCATGGCGAAGGAGAAAATCAGGAAGAGGATGAGGCGGCGTTGATCCATCGGATTCGTTCTGTCTCAGGTCAGGGAACGGGATCATACCCGCCCGGATTGAAAGGGTGACAGCGCCCCACCCGTTTCGCCGCCATCCAGCCGCCGCGCAGCGCGCCGTGGCGTTCGATGGCCTCGATCGCGTATTCGGAACAGGTCGGGTGGAAACGGCAGTTGCGCCCGAGCATCGGGCTGATCGCGTAGCGGTAGAAACGCACCAGGGCGATCAACACGGTTTTCATGTGCGGGGCAACCTCTGCAGCAAGGCGAGCAGGTCGAGATTCAGTTCGGCGCGGGTCGCCTTCGCGACCGGCGCATGCAGGCGCACGACGAGGTCCATGGCCGGCAGCGCCTCGCGATGACGCCTGAATGTCTCGCGCGCGATGCGCTTGACCAGATTGCGCAGGTTCGCGCGCTTGGCGAGCTTCTTGGCCACGACCACGCCGAGACGGGCGGTGTCGAGGTCGTTGGGGCGGTAATGCAGCATGTAGAAGCGCCCGCGCAATGCCCGCCGAAAAGCAAAAACGGATGAATACTCATCCGTTTTGTGCAATCTGTGAGCGCTGCGGAAACCCTGGTCAGCGCCCG
This genomic stretch from Thauera sp. GDN1 harbors:
- the rnpA gene encoding ribonuclease P protein component is translated as MTLPTGADQGFRSAHRLHKTDEYSSVFAFRRALRGRFYMLHYRPNDLDTARLGVVVAKKLAKRANLRNLVKRIARETFRRHREALPAMDLVVRLHAPVAKATRAELNLDLLALLQRLPRT
- the yidD gene encoding membrane protein insertion efficiency factor YidD, which translates into the protein MKTVLIALVRFYRYAISPMLGRNCRFHPTCSEYAIEAIERHGALRGGWMAAKRVGRCHPFNPGGYDPVP